Proteins found in one Nocardia brasiliensis ATCC 700358 genomic segment:
- a CDS encoding multifunctional oxoglutarate decarboxylase/oxoglutarate dehydrogenase thiamine pyrophosphate-binding subunit/dihydrolipoyllysine-residue succinyltransferase subunit → MYQKFKQDPSSVDESWHEFLADYTPEATGDSGNSQAAPAAAAPAQAPTPAPAPASVNSAPKAAAPAPAAKPAPAAAPAKTTARAPQTTPAPTSNAAPTSGGPKTDTAADEAKVLRGAAAAVAKNMAASLSIPTATSVRAIPAKLMIDNRLVINNHLARTRGGKISFTHLLGYAIVQAVKSFPNMNRHFAEIDGKPNAVTPAHTNLGLAIDLPGKDGSRSLVVAAIKGTEAMSFGQFHTAYEDIVRRARDAKLTADDFSGVTISLTNPGTIGTVHSVPRLMPGQGAIIGAGAMEYPAEFQGMSDERIADIGVGKLMTLTSTYDHRIIQGAESGDFLRTIHQLLISDEFYDEIFHGLGVPYEPVRWRKDIRERGVDKSTRVLEMIAAYRNRGHLMADTDPLRLVKDKFRSHPDLDVTQHGLTLWDLDRTFNVGGFHGQEQMKLREVLSVLRDAYCRHVGVEYTHILETEQLQWIQERVEQKHVKPTVAQQKYILNRLNAAEAFETFLQTKYVGQKRFSLEGAEAVIPMMDATIDQCAEHGLDEVVIGMPHRGRLNVLANIVGKPYSKIFTEFEGNMNPAGAHGSGDVKYHLGAHGTYLQMFGDNEIEVSLTANPSHLEAVDPVLEGLVRAKQDLLDKGDGAEGYSVMPLMLHGDAAFAGQGVVAETLNLSGLRGYRVGGTIHIVVNNQIGFTTAPENSRSTEYSTDIAKFIGAPIFHVNGDDPEACDWVARLAVDFRQKFRKDVVIDMVCYRRRGHNEGDDPSMTQPSMYDVIDTKRSVRKAYTESLIGRGDISLKEAEDALRDYQGQLERVFNEVRELEKYTPEPSESVEDDQKVPTTVQTAVDKTILQRIGDAFLNVPEGFNVHPRVKPVLEKRREMAYEGKVDWAFAELMAFGTLIDEGRAVRLTGQDSRRGTFTQRHAVIIDRKTAGEYTPLHNIGSKDPGWFAVHDSALSEYAAVGFEYGYSLGNPNALVLWEAQFGDFVNGAQSIIDEFISSGEAKWGQLSDVVLLLPHGHEGQGPDHTSGRIERFLQLCAEGSMTVAVPSTPANYFHLLRRHALDGIRRPMIVFTPKSMLRNKAVVSDLKDFTESKFRSVFDEPAYEQGIGDRSKVKRILMTSGKLYYELAAEKAKQKREDVAIVRIEQLYPLPTYRLNESLERYTNATDIVWVQEEPANQGAWPFFGLNLPEVLPERLGKLRRISRRAMSAPSSGSSKVHAVEQAEIIAEAFEPTS, encoded by the coding sequence ATGTATCAAAAGTTCAAGCAAGATCCATCTTCGGTCGATGAGAGTTGGCACGAGTTCCTCGCCGATTACACGCCCGAAGCTACTGGTGATTCCGGTAACAGCCAGGCCGCTCCGGCCGCGGCCGCACCCGCGCAGGCGCCGACCCCGGCTCCGGCTCCCGCGTCGGTGAACTCGGCCCCGAAGGCCGCCGCGCCCGCACCCGCCGCCAAGCCCGCTCCCGCGGCGGCACCGGCCAAGACCACCGCCCGCGCGCCGCAGACCACCCCGGCGCCGACCTCCAACGCGGCCCCGACCTCCGGCGGCCCGAAGACCGACACCGCGGCCGACGAGGCCAAGGTGCTGCGCGGCGCCGCGGCGGCAGTGGCCAAGAACATGGCCGCCTCGCTCAGCATCCCCACCGCGACCAGCGTGCGCGCCATCCCGGCGAAGCTGATGATCGACAACCGTCTGGTCATCAACAACCACCTGGCCCGCACCCGCGGCGGCAAGATCTCGTTCACCCACCTGCTCGGCTACGCGATCGTCCAGGCGGTCAAGTCGTTCCCGAACATGAACCGGCACTTCGCCGAGATCGACGGCAAGCCGAACGCGGTCACCCCCGCGCACACCAACCTCGGCCTCGCCATCGATCTGCCCGGCAAGGACGGCAGCCGTTCGCTGGTCGTCGCGGCCATCAAGGGCACCGAGGCGATGAGCTTCGGCCAGTTCCACACCGCCTACGAGGACATCGTGCGCCGCGCGCGCGACGCCAAGCTGACCGCCGACGACTTCAGCGGCGTCACCATCTCGCTCACCAACCCCGGCACCATCGGCACCGTGCACTCGGTGCCCCGCCTCATGCCGGGCCAGGGCGCCATCATCGGCGCGGGCGCGATGGAGTACCCGGCCGAGTTCCAGGGCATGAGCGACGAGCGGATCGCCGATATCGGCGTCGGCAAGCTGATGACCCTCACCTCGACCTACGACCACCGCATCATCCAGGGCGCGGAGTCCGGCGACTTCCTGCGCACCATCCACCAGCTGCTGATCTCCGACGAGTTCTACGACGAGATCTTCCACGGCCTCGGCGTGCCGTACGAGCCGGTGCGCTGGCGCAAGGACATCCGGGAACGCGGCGTCGACAAGAGCACCCGCGTGCTCGAGATGATCGCCGCCTACCGCAACCGCGGCCACCTGATGGCCGACACCGACCCGCTGCGCCTGGTCAAGGACAAGTTCCGCAGCCACCCCGACCTCGACGTCACCCAGCACGGGCTGACCCTGTGGGACCTGGACCGCACCTTCAACGTCGGCGGCTTCCACGGCCAGGAGCAGATGAAGCTGCGCGAGGTCCTCTCGGTGCTGCGCGACGCCTACTGCCGCCACGTCGGTGTGGAGTACACCCACATCCTGGAGACCGAGCAGCTGCAGTGGATCCAGGAGCGGGTCGAGCAGAAGCACGTCAAACCGACTGTCGCCCAGCAGAAGTACATCCTGAACCGGCTGAACGCGGCGGAGGCCTTCGAGACCTTCCTGCAGACCAAGTACGTCGGCCAGAAGCGCTTCTCGCTGGAAGGCGCCGAAGCCGTCATCCCGATGATGGACGCCACCATCGACCAGTGCGCCGAGCACGGGCTCGACGAGGTCGTCATCGGCATGCCGCACCGCGGCCGCCTCAACGTGCTCGCCAACATCGTCGGCAAGCCGTACTCGAAGATCTTCACCGAGTTCGAGGGCAATATGAACCCGGCCGGCGCGCACGGCTCCGGCGACGTGAAGTACCACCTCGGCGCGCACGGCACCTACCTGCAGATGTTCGGCGACAACGAGATCGAGGTCTCGCTCACCGCCAACCCGTCGCACCTGGAAGCGGTCGACCCGGTGCTCGAGGGTCTGGTCCGGGCCAAGCAGGACCTGCTCGACAAGGGCGACGGCGCGGAGGGCTACTCCGTGATGCCGCTGATGCTGCACGGTGACGCCGCGTTCGCGGGTCAGGGTGTGGTGGCCGAGACGCTGAACCTGTCCGGGCTGCGCGGCTACCGCGTCGGCGGCACCATCCACATCGTGGTGAACAACCAGATCGGCTTCACCACCGCGCCGGAGAACAGCCGCTCCACCGAATACTCCACCGATATCGCGAAGTTCATCGGCGCGCCGATCTTCCACGTGAACGGTGACGACCCGGAAGCCTGTGACTGGGTGGCCCGCCTCGCGGTCGACTTCCGGCAGAAGTTCCGCAAGGACGTCGTCATCGACATGGTCTGCTACCGGCGTCGCGGTCACAACGAGGGCGACGACCCGTCGATGACCCAGCCGTCCATGTACGACGTCATCGACACCAAGCGCTCGGTGCGCAAGGCCTACACCGAGAGCCTGATCGGCCGTGGCGACATCTCGCTGAAAGAGGCCGAGGACGCGCTGCGCGACTACCAGGGTCAGCTGGAGCGGGTGTTCAACGAGGTCCGCGAGCTGGAGAAGTACACCCCGGAGCCGAGCGAGTCCGTCGAAGACGACCAGAAGGTCCCGACCACCGTGCAGACGGCCGTCGACAAGACCATCCTGCAGCGCATCGGCGACGCGTTCCTCAACGTGCCCGAAGGCTTCAACGTGCACCCGCGGGTCAAGCCGGTGCTGGAGAAGCGCCGCGAAATGGCCTACGAGGGCAAGGTCGACTGGGCCTTCGCCGAGCTGATGGCGTTCGGCACGCTGATCGACGAGGGCCGTGCGGTACGCCTCACCGGTCAGGACTCCCGGCGCGGCACGTTCACCCAGCGGCACGCGGTGATCATCGACCGCAAGACCGCCGGGGAGTACACGCCGCTGCACAACATCGGCAGCAAGGACCCGGGCTGGTTCGCGGTGCACGACTCGGCGCTGAGCGAATACGCCGCGGTCGGCTTCGAATACGGCTACTCGCTGGGCAACCCGAACGCACTCGTGCTGTGGGAGGCGCAGTTCGGTGACTTCGTCAACGGCGCGCAGTCGATCATCGACGAGTTCATCTCCTCCGGTGAAGCCAAGTGGGGCCAGCTCTCCGACGTCGTGCTGCTGCTGCCGCACGGCCACGAGGGCCAGGGGCCGGACCACACCTCCGGCCGGATCGAGCGGTTCCTGCAGCTGTGCGCCGAAGGGTCGATGACGGTTGCCGTGCCGTCGACCCCGGCGAACTACTTCCACCTGCTGCGCCGCCACGCACTGGACGGCATCCGCCGTCCGATGATCGTCTTCACCCCGAAGTCGATGCTGCGCAACAAGGCCGTCGTGTCGGATCTGAAGGACTTCACCGAGAGCAAGTTCCGCTCCGTGTTCGACGAGCCCGCCTACGAGCAAGGCATCGGCGACCGCAGCAAGGTGAAGCGGATCCTGATGACCAGCGGCAAGCTGTACTACGAGCTGGCCGCCGAGAAGGCGAAGCAGAAGCGCGAAGACGTCGCGATCGTGCGGATCGAGCAGCTCTACCCGCTGCCCACCTACCGCCTCAACGAGTCGCTGGAGCGCTACACCAACGCCACCGACATCGTGTGGGTCCAGGAGGAACCGGCCAACCAGGGCGCCTGGCCCTTCTTCGGCCTGAACCTGCCGGAGGTCCTGCCCGAGCGGCTCGGCAAGCTGCGCCGCATCTCCCGTCGTGCCATGTCGGCCCCGTCCTCGGGTTCGAGCAAGGTGCACGCCGTCGAGCAGGCGGAGATCATCGCCGAGGCCTTCGAGCCGACCAGCTAG
- a CDS encoding WXG100 family type VII secretion target, protein MSDGGTPGQQVSVVPDRVHEVGAYVYELAEALRSALDAAAKDVDALTGSGWTGDAATEFATGWTDVRDGGVQIMSALTGMAEKLGVTADTYRQRDDSNAAALHTSSLDLP, encoded by the coding sequence ATGAGCGACGGGGGTACGCCAGGCCAGCAGGTATCGGTGGTGCCCGACCGAGTCCACGAGGTCGGCGCCTACGTCTACGAACTGGCCGAAGCGCTGCGCTCAGCCCTGGACGCCGCGGCCAAGGACGTCGACGCGCTGACCGGCAGCGGCTGGACCGGTGACGCGGCCACCGAATTCGCCACCGGCTGGACCGATGTCCGCGACGGCGGCGTGCAGATCATGTCCGCGCTGACCGGCATGGCGGAGAAACTCGGCGTCACCGCCGACACCTATCGGCAGCGCGACGACAGCAACGCGGCCGCACTGCACACCTCCAGCCTGGATCTGCCATGA
- a CDS encoding WXG100 family type VII secretion target: MSSEFSVDLEHLDQIVSRLSGLAGFVADHLDEIDDRVATLHGTGWESVAAQAYTDAHRQWATGAREFVEGVREMSDAAKQAHARYTRAIELNSKMLGGA; this comes from the coding sequence ATGAGCTCCGAATTCTCGGTGGACCTCGAGCACCTGGACCAGATCGTGTCCCGCCTCTCCGGACTAGCCGGCTTCGTCGCCGACCACCTCGACGAAATCGACGATCGCGTAGCCACTTTGCACGGCACCGGCTGGGAAAGTGTTGCGGCCCAGGCCTACACCGACGCCCACCGCCAATGGGCCACGGGCGCCCGCGAATTCGTCGAAGGTGTACGCGAAATGAGCGACGCGGCCAAACAGGCCCACGCCCGCTACACCCGCGCCATCGAACTCAACAGCAAGATGCTCGGCGGAGCCTGA
- a CDS encoding polymorphic toxin type 28 domain-containing protein: MRIDWQVYYDAAKRCHDLATELRRADKPVHDAVKGECAGMAGDAPGCKEWGEKYDSTARDTMQSCTNLADALTNFGYVLYAAGYNYGISNKSNPAPERPDVREMTGYQVTIPTSVRNNGIGIEHHGGVQELFDALIAKILSTFGKLPNGDIAKLEKASSTWTTFANHETVTGAAARITTIIGLFDTIEDKTNLPPLLAHLETLRGGANQVAAAALNLATPVSDYHAGTVEVRGNIESSITQAEWAIGLTVVAAAAAAWFTFGGSAAAGAGGVGAIVTNTINTIRTVYQGSNLLKAVGLATAAAGAIGVIKSFDKVPDLTPTLTSLASIIAMRVLIDDDGDAPNGTTDQSSRPTKTDKIKEHLTDRDLDAARRELNGEVVARKPDGTPWDHVREVRDAQNGLVNRIGQIQRKLGDSRTSGTERQELERELSEASRLLDYSEQFVPRS; encoded by the coding sequence ATGCGCATCGACTGGCAGGTCTACTACGACGCCGCCAAGCGGTGCCACGACCTCGCCACCGAGCTACGCCGCGCCGACAAACCGGTGCACGACGCGGTCAAAGGTGAATGCGCCGGGATGGCCGGTGATGCGCCCGGTTGCAAAGAGTGGGGCGAGAAGTACGACAGCACCGCACGCGACACGATGCAGTCGTGCACGAACCTCGCCGACGCCCTCACCAACTTCGGCTACGTGCTCTACGCCGCCGGTTACAACTACGGCATCAGCAACAAGAGCAACCCGGCGCCCGAACGGCCGGACGTTCGCGAGATGACCGGATACCAGGTGACCATCCCGACTTCGGTGCGCAACAACGGAATCGGCATCGAACATCACGGCGGCGTCCAGGAACTCTTCGACGCGCTGATCGCGAAAATCCTGTCGACGTTCGGGAAACTGCCCAACGGCGATATCGCGAAACTCGAGAAGGCCTCATCCACCTGGACGACCTTCGCCAACCACGAGACTGTCACCGGCGCCGCCGCACGCATCACCACCATCATCGGCCTGTTCGACACAATCGAAGACAAAACCAACCTGCCCCCGCTGCTCGCCCACCTCGAAACTTTGCGCGGCGGCGCAAATCAGGTCGCAGCCGCCGCCCTGAACCTCGCGACCCCCGTCTCCGACTATCACGCCGGAACCGTCGAGGTCCGCGGCAACATCGAATCCTCGATCACCCAGGCCGAATGGGCCATCGGCCTCACCGTCGTCGCCGCCGCGGCCGCCGCCTGGTTCACCTTCGGCGGCAGCGCCGCCGCCGGCGCCGGCGGTGTCGGCGCCATAGTCACCAACACCATCAACACCATCCGCACCGTCTACCAGGGCAGCAATCTCCTCAAAGCCGTAGGCCTTGCCACCGCCGCCGCCGGCGCCATCGGCGTAATCAAATCCTTCGACAAAGTCCCCGACCTGACCCCCACCCTCACCTCCCTCGCCAGCATCATCGCCATGCGGGTGCTGATCGATGATGATGGAGACGCCCCAAACGGCACCACCGACCAATCAAGCCGACCGACCAAGACAGACAAGATCAAAGAGCATCTGACGGACCGAGATCTCGATGCGGCCAGGCGTGAACTGAACGGCGAAGTGGTAGCCAGAAAGCCGGATGGGACGCCATGGGATCACGTCCGCGAGGTCCGGGACGCCCAGAACGGACTGGTCAACAGAATTGGCCAGATACAACGAAAACTCGGCGACTCGCGGACAAGTGGCACGGAACGACAAGAGCTTGAACGCGAGCTTTCGGAAGCCAGCAGACTCCTGGACTATAGTGAGCAATTCGTTCCGAGAAGCTGA
- a CDS encoding contact-dependent growth inhibition system immunity protein, with the protein MDDSGSFSIEQLEGVVWPQPPEDATRLMRSVYELRRRPIRELTSEDLRVLLGQSEGVAAVLPRALRLLGENPLAEGDYYPGDLLVATLGVPAPFWRDSPDHIAQIHQVIQKVEAMGNLSDLYAPHNDIWEAIEKFRTGAGDSV; encoded by the coding sequence ATGGACGATAGCGGCAGCTTTTCGATCGAGCAGCTCGAGGGTGTTGTCTGGCCACAACCTCCCGAGGACGCCACGCGCCTGATGCGGTCGGTGTACGAGCTTCGCCGCAGACCGATTCGTGAATTGACCTCCGAGGACTTGCGAGTTCTGCTGGGGCAGAGTGAAGGCGTCGCCGCTGTACTGCCCCGCGCACTGCGGCTCCTCGGCGAAAATCCCTTGGCAGAGGGAGACTACTATCCCGGAGACCTACTCGTGGCCACTCTCGGCGTTCCTGCCCCATTCTGGCGCGATAGCCCCGACCATATCGCTCAGATACACCAGGTGATCCAAAAGGTCGAAGCGATGGGCAATCTCAGCGATCTCTACGCCCCTCATAACGATATCTGGGAAGCAATCGAAAAGTTTCGTACCGGCGCAGGCGATAGCGTGTAG
- a CDS encoding histidine phosphatase family protein, whose amino-acid sequence MRTVYVVQHPESQHHLDGVVGGWFDAPLTEAGIQAAQSIARTLREQIPEDVAPDLFSSDLRRCTQVAAAISETFGVPSVLDRRLREKSYGEAEGKPQSWLRERFIPPPATSDRLHHDEGIPGAETMHTFGARVYAATNSILHHDSAYQIIVTHGGAITFILAAWANLPLDALAYARFQATPGSITELHEDPYFHNRQIRTLGSTTHLPR is encoded by the coding sequence ACCGTCTACGTTGTGCAGCACCCCGAGTCCCAGCATCACCTCGACGGCGTGGTCGGCGGCTGGTTCGACGCCCCGCTCACCGAAGCGGGAATCCAAGCGGCACAGTCGATCGCGCGGACACTACGCGAGCAGATCCCCGAAGACGTTGCCCCGGACCTGTTCTCCTCCGACCTGCGGCGCTGCACCCAGGTCGCTGCGGCGATCAGCGAAACCTTCGGCGTGCCATCGGTGCTCGACCGCCGGTTGCGCGAGAAGTCGTACGGCGAAGCCGAAGGTAAACCCCAATCCTGGCTCCGCGAACGCTTCATCCCCCCACCCGCCACCAGCGACCGTCTGCATCACGACGAAGGCATCCCCGGCGCCGAAACCATGCACACCTTCGGCGCACGCGTCTACGCGGCCACGAATTCGATCCTGCACCACGACTCCGCGTACCAAATCATCGTCACCCACGGCGGCGCAATAACTTTCATCCTCGCCGCCTGGGCAAACCTCCCCCTCGACGCCCTCGCCTACGCCCGCTTCCAAGCCACCCCCGGCAGCATCACCGAACTCCACGAAGACCCCTACTTCCACAACCGCCAAATCCGCACCCTGGGCTCCACCACCCACCTCCCCCGATAA